GAATTTTCACTTAATTTTCAATTTCCctcctaccgttagtttttcataaatttcatcTAAATTAACATTAACTCTTATCACGTGCACACCACGTGACTCTCCTTTAAGAGCAGATGCGTCACTCTGTTGATCAAAAGCATTCATCCATTCACCGTTCAATTTGCTCTTCTCAATATCGCCTGTATTAAACATTTCCAAACCTAAACAACATTACAAGAAGCAAATCTAGAGAATGGGGATCAATCTAAGAAACCCCAGCAGCACATCATATGTACAATTACAATTTTATACCAGGGCAATGAAATCTTCATCACATAATTTACACCTTCCACAGCTGAAAACACAGCAATTACAAGGTAGAGCAGGAATCTAAAGCAGTTCTACTTCCCGATGGTGACCACTGTAATCTTGAACGTAAAATGTTTTCCTTCCCGATGGCAAGGCATAACAATCCTTCTAGCCGAAGACATCAAATAGAAAGTCCAACTTCCAATCATAGCTGTGGCCACTCTCTGGAATGGCAAACGCCCAGCTTATTTAACTCGTGGATATTCACATGAAtctttacttttctataagctgCAGGGATCAGGGGATTTGATCGAGACAATAGGTGGCGGTTGTAGCTCAAAGAACGATTTTGCACCTTCTCCAAGGCTACCTATGCATATCGTATCACCTCGACCATGCCAGGTGCCATCTTGGACATTGTTCATCTCCAATGTTCTGGATTCCTGCTCATATTGTAAAAAtaccatccataagtttcaaaAAAATCAGAtaagtcgtacccagtgcacaaggctcccgctttacgcaggatctgggagaggtgaatgtcggctagccttacccctatttatggagaggctgctcaaaaaaaaaaaaaaaaaaaaaaaaaaaaaaaaaaaaaaaaaaaaaaaaaaaaaaaaaaaaaaaaaaaaaaaaatcagataacCAATCAAAATTAAAAGCTCCTGTCTACATTTACTTTTGACAATCATATCATAGGTTTAGGTTCTCGAAGGATAATCACCTGACATAATGCACAGCACGGGCAGATGAGATGGTAGATGCAATCATCCAAGGAACTATCACTACCCTGAAAATAACAGGCATTGCCCGCAACAATGTTAGGGTAATTTGTGTATAACCACGAAAACGATTAGAAGGCATGGATTAGAATAACCATAGATCCATGAGACAACTCATTACAATTGAAATGATCGATCATATAGCAGTAACAGCACCCTCTCCACGAGGAGGGAAAAGCAAACCATCTAAACTAGCACACCCACAGTTTCGGTATTTTTCTATACCTAACGTCGCTTTTCTCCATTGAATAACCATTTAAGTTATAAGACTTGAACATTGTTAACTGGAATTAGTAAGAGATAGTTTAACAAAGAGAGAAGGCTTACCCTGATGTTAAATTTCTTCTTTATCTGTGTTCGGAAGTACCCCAAATACGTTCCTAGTGAAATGCTGAAAGCAACCGCCAAATATAGAAAGCAGTGCTTCTTGGTGACAATGAAGGCAATGCCGTTGAGAAGGACAAGAACAACGAGGATCAAATGAAGAACTCCCTGCAAAATCACATACCGAAATTCAGCATCTATCTAAACCAGCCTTATTTACCCGAAAACCAAATCTTCGAATCCAAACGAGCTGAAAGCACACAGGTTGTTCAACAGCTACATCTAAAGCATCCTCAAATTCCCACTTCCACAGCTACCAAAACAATCACTAAAAAGATAGATGCAGAAACCTGTAACGAACAAGGACCGAAACCAGCTCGTCTCATGTTCTTCCCAAATCTATAGCATGGGCAACTGCAACATCAAAATACATGGCAAAAATTAGTCAAAGATTAGTCAAACTAAACAAGCAATTCAaattctcaacaaaaaaaataaaaaacacattGACCCAATCAATTTCTTTGACTACTTCTGTATAATTCAACGACATGCTGATAATATGTATCTTCAGCAACAAAATACGACACGAAAATGATTCGAAAAGTACATAGAAACCAAAGCAAAAGAAATCATCTTTACAACAAAGATTAAAACTTTCTCTCGGGAAAAGGAATTTTCCGGGAATCCAAACAGcaaaagagggagagagggataCGGACCAGAGGGATTCGAGAGCAACACGACGGTCATCGAAGCATTCGAGGACTTCACCTTCCCACATCCTGAAGACGCCACCCAAGTCCCCTGCGTCTCCGTCTTCCTCTCCTCTGGGGAAGCTCTGGAGCTTGGCCGCCAGCTTGCCCTGGGTCTGCAACGCCACCGTCGAGCAGAGCAGGTCGAAATCCACGACCGCCATTCCACTTCCCTCCAAAAGCCTCTCCTTTTCTTCCCCTTCCGCCGTTTCCTCCGCCTTCTTCAGCAGCACCGTCTCTTGCTTCTCCAAATCCCCCATTTTCCGAACCCCAAAACCAGAAGCTCAAGCCCTAGGGTTTCCTTCTTCCTCGCTGCTCCTTTTTATGCGGGTTTTCGCTTTTTGGTATTCAATGAAGGTGATTCTCAGAAGAAGCCATGAactgaaattatttatttaaatagaaaaataaataatatttaaattttgcattttttggtgggattatatttatttgtgaaTGTGAGCTTATGGGGGCGGTGGAGATTGATGTTGACGATTGTCTGTTGGCGAGGCGGGTGGGGTTTTAGTTGGCCGGTAAGGTAATAATTCGGCATCAATTTACCAACGGCCCCTTTCACTTTTCACATTCTTACAAGTCAGCCCCAAACTTTTAATTTGATTGTGAGCCCTGAATCTTTTAAAACATGTCAATTTGTCCATAATTGTCAAACTCGGTcacatattttattatttatcaaCTGAATAAGACTTGAAGGTTATTAGTGAAATTTTTTGACAGGGTTAAGATTGGAGTCAAAGTGGCATGCTCTTAAATAtttgaagaaaacaaaacagattaaaAGTCTAAAAAGCAAATCAAAATAGATATAGACTTTGagtaaattcaaaataaaacgtTTACATCAGAGACCAGAGTGTTAAACAATCATTCTGATTCAAACTCATCCACCTATGAAGGTCACCATTTTTTGAAACAAAAGACGCCACTAAATTTTTGCTAAGCCTATATTTGtcacaaaataatttttggttgccaaaaacaaattttagcGTTTTCAAAGGCATTTAGACACAATCTCTAAATTAAGAGGGCATTACTAGAATTTTGGCTAATAAttattttcccttttcttttaattttgttgtgGACCCCGCACTCTTTTGGTTGATGAACGGCCTTTGCGGTTGTCATGTTAAACGGAGATATTAGGAGGAGATTTAGGAACCACCACTCGCTTAATCCACCTAATTAACGGCCTTCTTTATTCTTTAATTTGTTTCTGTCTGTTTTCATTTTTCTGCCAAGTTTACTGGTCTTTGTTTGGTAATCCACCCTCATCCATTTAATATCGCAATTTTTCGTAAACATACGATGCCACTACGGCAGATAACGTCTTAGTGCAATAGCAAAAAGCAATGAACGTTTATGTACTGTGGTGCGGTTCAATCCTTACCGATCTCTTTAGAAACTTTCCCTCTCCAACCAATTGCGACAAATGATTAGCATCAAAATGTAACAGTCAGAAAACTATGAATTAGACTAATTACGAGATAGTTGATTCGGACAGAcaactcatttcttttcttcttcctcccgaCTTTGTCCCCGCACCTCATATTACACGAAAAATCTACCGTACTTCAAACTATCGCCCATGTATACAGCGACAATGTTGATATCCgagattccaatttttttgaGGTTATTTCATGATAATATTGTTATGATGGTCTAAAATACATATTAATTGATTGACAGAAAGAGAAAATCACGCGACGCCAAATGACAGCGGCCGAA
This genomic interval from Malus domestica chromosome 05, GDT2T_hap1 contains the following:
- the LOC103434674 gene encoding protein PLANT CADMIUM RESISTANCE 12-like isoform X2 — encoded protein: MGDLEKQETVLLKKAEETAEGEEKERLLEGSGMAVVDFDLLCSTVALQTQGKLAAKLQSFPRGEEDGDAGDLGGVFRMWEGEVLECFDDRRVALESLCCPCYRFGKNMRRAGFGPCSLQGVLHLILVVLVLLNGIAFIVTKKHCFLYLAVAFSISLGTYLGYFRTQIKKKFNIRGSDSSLDDCIYHLICPCCALCQESRTLEMNNVQDGTWHGRGDTICIGSLGEGAKSFFELQPPPIVSIKSPDPCSL
- the LOC103434674 gene encoding protein PLANT CADMIUM RESISTANCE 10-like isoform X3, producing the protein MGDLEKQETVLLKKAEETAEGEEKERLLEGSGMAVVDFDLLCSTVALQTQGKLAAKLQSFPRGEEDGDAGDLGGVFRMWEGEVLECFDDRRVALESLCCPCYRFGKNMRRAGFGPCSLQGVLHLILVVLVLLNGIAFIVTKKHCFLYLAVAFSISLGTYLGYFRTQIKKKFNIRGSDSSLDDCIYHLICPCCALCQPLHK
- the LOC103434674 gene encoding uncharacterized protein isoform X1; its protein translation is MGDLEKQETVLLKKAEETAEGEEKERLLEGSGMAVVDFDLLCSTVALQTQGKLAAKLQSFPRGEEDGDAGDLGGVFRMWEGEVLECFDDRRVALESLCCPCYRFGKNMRRAGFGPCSLQGVLHLILVVLVLLNGIAFIVTKKHCFLYLAVAFSISLGTYLGYFRTQIKKKFNIRGSDSSLDDCIYHLICPCCALCQESRTLEMNNVQDGTWHGRGDTIGPGFFALQVSIYSHRLLFCAITIKSRQYFIMIFFIEILRQKVIVI